In Myripristis murdjan chromosome 2, fMyrMur1.1, whole genome shotgun sequence, a genomic segment contains:
- the LOC115375102 gene encoding microtubule-associated protein 2-like isoform X1, translating into MKEDEPQQAPQDQVSHTVDKTPEGVEHVLAESSSVTMSPLKQPDKQDTGKMIEEVPESHLLVESKAIAEKQPSLGEEGLHLHAEDRERHILQSKPETSKSDSEDKFVTIERMQKEGPDSGSDIQLHETPPQTDVNKGDQRQVTFKPSSEPGIEPTVTADTLTEDESRAKAYFETSTQNREEEPSQTQSYYELSTVTETKLSQEKTVNSLNVESRHQTLDQVSSKVTSESIIQKQEEHSEGKVGLSPGKMSLEQRSLSLNVTVGSLAGQTTVGGKSSSISAILCPISGSFDESTAVPPTPSVESHSPKIPPALSVTPTFTESPEDISTKTERDGLPSPKHTFEQTSGLSEMLDLAGALPRRSLEKREMDHRRKSVPANVSALVGSSLAKLALGEQTPRVMEGESQLEELGYCVFSEYSGPMPSPADLPSPGHSPHQHFPSVESEGEEELGAIKAKDDQKVAMKQPDQKEVVTDISQKIVVEKKEVLGAPVKSTMMLERAVTTGMKPDRLRIPVTSKDRLSEFRLESGLPDDIKIQAIPEVEVEKDPSREASPIPPDNSFTFSTSGIGGKGSLTPTTPKSPDDASSEFHVTGEGTKTVMSDVKAEKDLESENINNKQSESNKEMKKCDCDHQIRTGEESEVAKMDESSGKSLEKEREKCQSEHGITGTFEETETGTQEASKAGQHPLIEKPTVEKDAQNQLGEINQKGPVIPPVSSPVIIIPQAQVEEEAEEEDYVEIAEEPQEIMEESEESVLPKEQAHECLLREEAKEGKTKEEVRLVEGIQMTEDEPKSGAEESSHSGQISNEGEPDTDSSHLSACSDHDLPQLPLERGKNEEMKEDRVVDKPQKAKEGEKKEEDERQGQVEEEDKEKEVESAKSDEEKEEREKMDDKDSEERTQEEGYREEESKDIEIGEEVEETSCMLSQTSQTANDETTMDVSISGWMDSQDDDISVMTEKIEALPQTQSPTSTPVVDRPAKRAPGREKGRCDTTESKVSRKVPSHHPRDEMKKRKVGMRRAEQNKVSALQSRSPSRKSVVKAAARQPRPALLHGSARRKATGMEGHQPLSVANQSRERPTSQQRQSTPTGEAPLKTALQRGGSDQQSLRPSSACHLKRSPLVEAELGEIWPSTALFRQSSLPHKWAEKERAYRSPEKRSSLPRPAKSLTRHIPAAEQEDSSTPRRPTSIRTESRADSKSGRAPSMAGTDSARSRSVRSGASTPGSTAVTPGTPPSYSCRTPGSRTPGSHTPKSFSLLQEKKIAVIRTPPKSPSSAQKQLKVLNQPLPDLKNVKSKIGSTSNLKHQPKGGQIQILNEKLDFSHVQSKCGSKDNLKHSPRGGNVFIPSVKLDYSHVQSKCGSLDKIQHHAGGGHVQIQSKKIDVSHVTAKCGSMSNIHHRPGGGHVRIENVKLDFKEKAHAKVGSMDNASHVPGGGNIMIESHKLMFRETAKARVDHGAEIVVTHSPGGETGGNSPRLSSAGSINLLESPQLSTLAQDVTAALAKQGL; encoded by the exons ATGAAAGAGGATGAACCCCAGCAGGCACCACAAGATCAAGTATCACACACAGTCGACAAAACACCTGAAGGAGTAGAACACGTCTTGGCTGAGTCTTCCTCAGTGACAATGTCTCCACTTAAGCAGCCAGACAAACAGGACACAGGGAAGATGATAGAAGAGGTACCTGAGAGTCATTTGCTCGTTGAGTCCAAAGCCATAGCAGAAAAACAGCCCTCACTTGGTGAAGAGGGCTTACACCTCCATGCAGAGGACCGAGAAAGACACATCTTACAGAGCAAACCAGAAACCTCTAAgagtgacagtgaggacaaaTTTGTGACAATTGAGAGAATGCAGAAAGAGGGCCCAGACAGTGGCAGTGACATTCAGTTGCATGAGACACCACCACAGACTGACGTGAACAAAGGTGATCAAAGGCAAGTTACTTTCAAACCAAGTTCAGAACCTGGCATAGAGCCAACTGTCACAGCAGATACATTAACTGAGGATGAGTCAAGAGCGAAAGCCTACTTTGAGACATCCACACAAAACCGTGAAGAGGagccatcacaaacacaaagttaCTATGAACTCAGTACGGTAACAGAGACTAAATTAAGCCAGGAGAAAACTGTTAACAGTTTAAATGTTGAATCAAGGCACCAGACCCTTGATCAGGTTAGCTCCAAAGTGACAAGTGAAAGCATTATACAGAAGCAAGAAGAACACTCAGAGGGAAAGGTTGGGCTGTCTCCTGGGAAAATGTCATTGGAACAGAGAAGCCTCTCCCTGAATGTTACTGTTGGGTCCTTGGCAGGGCAGACAACGGTGGGAGGTAAGTCAAGCAGCATCTCAGCTATCTTGTGTCCTATCAGTGGAAGTTTTGATGAATCAACAGCTGTTCCTCCAACACCATCAGTAGAAAGCCATTCACCCAAGATTCCTCCAGCTCTGTCCGTTACCCCAACCTTCACTGAATCTCCTGAAGATATCTCAaccaagacagaaagagatggatTACCCTCCCCCAAACACACTTTTGAACAAACAAGTGGTCTCTCTGAGATGTTGGACCTGGCAGGAGCCCTGCCTAGACGATCACTAGAAAAGAGGGAGATGGACCATAGACGAAAGTCTGTACCCGCCAATGTATCAGCTCTGGTGGGGAGTTCTTTGGCTAAACTTGCCCTGGGAGAACAGACGCCGAGAGTGATGGAAGGGGAAagccagctggaggagctgggctACTGTGTCTTCAGTGAGTACTCAGGGCCCATGCCCTCCCCTGCAGACCTCCCTAGTCCAGGGCACTCCCCTCATCAgcatttcccttcagtggagagtgagggggaggaggaactTGGAGCTATTAAAGCCAAAGATGATCAGAAAGTTGCAATGAAACAACCAGACCAAAAAGAAGTTGTCACTGACATTTCTCAGAAAATTGTGGTTGAGAAGAAGGAAGTTCTTGGAGCACCAGTGAAGTCTACTATGATGCTTGAAAGAGCTGTGACAACTGGCATGAAACCTGATCGCCTAAGGATCCCTGTGACCTCTAAAGACCGACTGTCTGAATTTCGTTTGGAGAGTGGTTTGCCCGATGACATCAAGATCCAAGCTATCCCTGAGGTAGAGGTGGAAAAGGACCCTTCCAGAGAGGCCTCTCCTATTCCACCAGACAATTCATTTACTTTTAGTACTAGCGGAATTGGAGGTAAGGGTTCCCTGACTCCCACCACCCCCAAGTCTCCAGATGATGCATCTTCAGAATTTCATGTCACTGGGGAGGGAACCAAGACTGTTATGTCTGATGTCAAAGCAGAAAAGGATCTAGAGTCTgagaatattaataataaacaGTCAGAGTCgaacaaagagatgaagaaatgTGACTGTGATCATCAAATCAGGACTGGTGAAGAATCAGAGGTAGCAAAAATGGATGAATCCTCAGGAAAGAGTTTAGAAAAAGAGCGCGAAAAGTGTCAAAGTGAGCATGGGATAACTGGAACATttgaagaaacagaaacaggaaccCAAGAGGCATCAAAAGCTGGTCAGCATCCTCTCATTGAGAAACCCACAGTTGAGAAAGATGCCCAAAACCAGTTAGGGGAGATCAATCAGAAAGGCCCTGTGATACCACCAGTATCTTCCCCAGTCATCATCATACCTCAAGCacaagtggaggaggaggcagaggaagaggactATGTTGAGATTGCTGAAGAGCCTCAAGAGATAATGGAGGAATCTGAAGAGTCTGTGCTTCCCAAGGAGCAAGCACACGAGTGTCTCCTCAGAGAGGAGGCgaaggagggaaaaacaaaagaggaggTGAGGCTAGTGGAAGGTATTCAGATGACTGAAGATGAGCCTAAGTCTGGAGCAGAAGAATCAAGTCACAGTGGACAAATCAGTAATGAGGGGGAACCTGATACAGACAgctctcacctgtctgcctgctctgACCACGATCTGCCACAGTTACCTCTGGAAAGAGGTAAAAATGAGGAGATGAAAGAGGACAGGGTAGTAGACAAGCCCCAAAAAGccaaggaaggagagaagaaagaggaggatgagaggcAAGGACAAGTAGAGGAAGAGGACAAGGAGAAGGAAGTTGAATCTGCCAAGTCagatgaagagaaagaagaaagggaaaagatGGATGATAAGGATAGCGAGGAAAGAACACAAGAGGAGGGTTATAGAGAAGAAGAGAGCAAAGACATTGAGATtggtgaggaggtggaggagaccTCTTGTATGCTCAGCCAGACCAGTCAGACAGCTAACGATGAAACCACCATGGATGTCTCCATCAGTGGCTGGATGGACTCACAAG ATGATGATATAAGTGTCATGACTGAGAAAATTGAAGCCCTTCCTCAGACCCAGAGTCCTACCAGTACACCTGTGGTGGACAGACCCGCTAAACGGGCCCCTGGCAGAGAGAAGGGCCGCTGTGACACCACTGAGAGTAAAGTGTCCCGCAAAGTGCCCAGCCACCATCCAAGAGACGAgatgaagaagagaaaag TGGGCATGAGGAGGGCTGAACAGAATAAGGTGTCAGCCCTCCAAAGTCGCTCTCCATCTCGAAAGAGTGTAGTCAAAGCGGCGGCCAGACAACCTAGGCCTGCTCTGCTTCACGGCTCTGCTAGACGCAAGGCCACAG GCATGGAGGGCCACCAGCCACTCAGTGTGGCCAACCAGTCCAGGGAGAGGCCCACT TCCCAACAGAGACAGTCT ACCCCCACAGGGGAGGCTCCTTTAAAGACGGCATTGCAGCGCGGGGGGTCTGATCAACAGTCCCTCCGCCCCAGCTCTGCCTGTCACCTTAAACGGAGCCCCCTGGTGGAGGCGGAGCTTGGTGAGATCTGGCCTTCCACCGCATTGTTCCGCCAGTCCTCCTTACCTCACAAATGGGCAGAGAAG GAGAGAGCCTACCGCAGCCCAGAGAAGAGGTCATCCCTGCCCAGGCCAGCCAAATCTCTGACACGCCACATCCCTGCTGCTGAACAAGAGGACAGCAGCACCCCCCGCAGGCCAACAT CGATCCGTACTGAGTCCAGAGCGGACAGCAAGTCTGGAAGAGCCCCTAGTATGGCAG GTACAGACTCTGCACGCTCCCGGTCGGTGCGTAGCGGTGCTTCCACCCCTGGCTCCACCGCCGTCACACCCGGCACTCCGCCCAGCTACTCCTGCCGCACTCCTGGATCGCGCACCCCTGGCAGCCATACGCCCAAGTCCTTCAGCCTCCTGCAGGAGAAGAAGATTGCGGTGATCCGGACCCCGCCAAAGTCACCCTCCTCTGCCCAGAAGCAGCTGAAGGTCCTCAATCAGCCCCTGCCCGACCTCAAGAATGTCAAGTCAAAGATCGGCTCCACCTCCAACTTAAAGCACCAGCCGAAAGGAGGACAG ATTCAAATTTTAAACGAGAAGCTGGACTTCAGTCATGTTCAGTCAAAGTGCGGCTCCAAGGATAATCTGAAGCACTCGCCCAGAGGAGGCAAT GTCTTTATTCCAAGCGTTAAACTGGACTATAGCCATGTTCAGTCTAAATGTGGCTCCCTGGACAAAATCCAGCACCATGCAGGCGGAGGACAT GTCCAAATCCAGTCCAAGAAGATAGATGTGAGCCATGTTACTGCCAAATGTGGCTCCATGTCCAACATTCACCACAGACCAG GTGGCGGTCATGTGCGTATAGAGAACGTGAAGCTGGACTTCAAAGAAAAGGCCCATGCCAAGGTTGGCTCCATGGACAATGCCAGCCATGTTCCTGGAGGGGGGAACATTAtg ATTGAGAGCCACAAGCTGATGTTCCGGGAAACGGCCAAGGCTCGAGTGGACCATGGTGCGGAAATCGTCGTCACCCACTCCCCTGGGGGTGAGACGGGGGGCAATTCCCCTCGCCTGTCCTCTGCCGGCAGCATCAACCTCCTGGAGTCTCCCCAGCTCTCCACGCTGGCCCAAGATGTCACCGCTGCCCTGGCCAAGCAGGGCTTATGA
- the LOC115375102 gene encoding microtubule-associated protein 2-like isoform X5: MKEDEPQQAPQDQVSHTVDKTPEGVEHVLAESSSVTMSPLKQPDKQDTGKMIEEVPESHLLVESKAIAEKQPSLGEEGLHLHAEDRERHILQSKPETSKSDSEDKFVTIERMQKEGPDSGSDIQLHETPPQTDVNKGDQRQVTFKPSSEPGIEPTVTADTLTEDESRAKAYFETSTQNREEEPSQTQSYYELSTVTETKLSQEKTVNSLNVESRHQTLDQVSSKVTSESIIQKQEEHSEGKVGLSPGKMSLEQRSLSLNVTVGSLAGQTTVGGKSSSISAILCPISGSFDESTAVPPTPSVESHSPKIPPALSVTPTFTESPEDISTKTERDGLPSPKHTFEQTSGLSEMLDLAGALPRRSLEKREMDHRRKSVPANVSALVGSSLAKLALGEQTPRVMEGESQLEELGYCVFSEYSGPMPSPADLPSPGHSPHQHFPSVESEGEEELGAIKAKDDQKVAMKQPDQKEVVTDISQKIVVEKKEVLGAPVKSTMMLERAVTTGMKPDRLRIPVTSKDRLSEFRLESGLPDDIKIQAIPEVEVEKDPSREASPIPPDNSFTFSTSGIGGKGSLTPTTPKSPDDASSEFHVTGEGTKTVMSDVKAEKDLESENINNKQSESNKEMKKCDCDHQIRTGEESEVAKMDESSGKSLEKEREKCQSEHGITGTFEETETGTQEASKAGQHPLIEKPTVEKDAQNQLGEINQKGPVIPPVSSPVIIIPQAQVEEEAEEEDYVEIAEEPQEIMEESEESVLPKEQAHECLLREEAKEGKTKEEVRLVEGIQMTEDEPKSGAEESSHSGQISNEGEPDTDSSHLSACSDHDLPQLPLERGKNEEMKEDRVVDKPQKAKEGEKKEEDERQGQVEEEDKEKEVESAKSDEEKEEREKMDDKDSEERTQEEGYREEESKDIEIGEEVEETSCMLSQTSQTANDETTMDVSISGWMDSQDDDISVMTEKIEALPQTQSPTSTPVVDRPAKRAPGREKGRCDTTESKVSRKVPSHHPRDEMKKRKGMEGHQPLSVANQSRERPTSQQRQSTPTGEAPLKTALQRGGSDQQSLRPSSACHLKRSPLVEAELGEIWPSTALFRQSSLPHKWAEKERAYRSPEKRSSLPRPAKSLTRHIPAAEQEDSSTPRRPTSIRTESRADSKSGRAPSMAGTDSARSRSVRSGASTPGSTAVTPGTPPSYSCRTPGSRTPGSHTPKSFSLLQEKKIAVIRTPPKSPSSAQKQLKVLNQPLPDLKNVKSKIGSTSNLKHQPKGGQIQILNEKLDFSHVQSKCGSKDNLKHSPRGGNVFIPSVKLDYSHVQSKCGSLDKIQHHAGGGHVQIQSKKIDVSHVTAKCGSMSNIHHRPGGGHVRIENVKLDFKEKAHAKVGSMDNASHVPGGGNIMIESHKLMFRETAKARVDHGAEIVVTHSPGGETGGNSPRLSSAGSINLLESPQLSTLAQDVTAALAKQGL; this comes from the exons ATGAAAGAGGATGAACCCCAGCAGGCACCACAAGATCAAGTATCACACACAGTCGACAAAACACCTGAAGGAGTAGAACACGTCTTGGCTGAGTCTTCCTCAGTGACAATGTCTCCACTTAAGCAGCCAGACAAACAGGACACAGGGAAGATGATAGAAGAGGTACCTGAGAGTCATTTGCTCGTTGAGTCCAAAGCCATAGCAGAAAAACAGCCCTCACTTGGTGAAGAGGGCTTACACCTCCATGCAGAGGACCGAGAAAGACACATCTTACAGAGCAAACCAGAAACCTCTAAgagtgacagtgaggacaaaTTTGTGACAATTGAGAGAATGCAGAAAGAGGGCCCAGACAGTGGCAGTGACATTCAGTTGCATGAGACACCACCACAGACTGACGTGAACAAAGGTGATCAAAGGCAAGTTACTTTCAAACCAAGTTCAGAACCTGGCATAGAGCCAACTGTCACAGCAGATACATTAACTGAGGATGAGTCAAGAGCGAAAGCCTACTTTGAGACATCCACACAAAACCGTGAAGAGGagccatcacaaacacaaagttaCTATGAACTCAGTACGGTAACAGAGACTAAATTAAGCCAGGAGAAAACTGTTAACAGTTTAAATGTTGAATCAAGGCACCAGACCCTTGATCAGGTTAGCTCCAAAGTGACAAGTGAAAGCATTATACAGAAGCAAGAAGAACACTCAGAGGGAAAGGTTGGGCTGTCTCCTGGGAAAATGTCATTGGAACAGAGAAGCCTCTCCCTGAATGTTACTGTTGGGTCCTTGGCAGGGCAGACAACGGTGGGAGGTAAGTCAAGCAGCATCTCAGCTATCTTGTGTCCTATCAGTGGAAGTTTTGATGAATCAACAGCTGTTCCTCCAACACCATCAGTAGAAAGCCATTCACCCAAGATTCCTCCAGCTCTGTCCGTTACCCCAACCTTCACTGAATCTCCTGAAGATATCTCAaccaagacagaaagagatggatTACCCTCCCCCAAACACACTTTTGAACAAACAAGTGGTCTCTCTGAGATGTTGGACCTGGCAGGAGCCCTGCCTAGACGATCACTAGAAAAGAGGGAGATGGACCATAGACGAAAGTCTGTACCCGCCAATGTATCAGCTCTGGTGGGGAGTTCTTTGGCTAAACTTGCCCTGGGAGAACAGACGCCGAGAGTGATGGAAGGGGAAagccagctggaggagctgggctACTGTGTCTTCAGTGAGTACTCAGGGCCCATGCCCTCCCCTGCAGACCTCCCTAGTCCAGGGCACTCCCCTCATCAgcatttcccttcagtggagagtgagggggaggaggaactTGGAGCTATTAAAGCCAAAGATGATCAGAAAGTTGCAATGAAACAACCAGACCAAAAAGAAGTTGTCACTGACATTTCTCAGAAAATTGTGGTTGAGAAGAAGGAAGTTCTTGGAGCACCAGTGAAGTCTACTATGATGCTTGAAAGAGCTGTGACAACTGGCATGAAACCTGATCGCCTAAGGATCCCTGTGACCTCTAAAGACCGACTGTCTGAATTTCGTTTGGAGAGTGGTTTGCCCGATGACATCAAGATCCAAGCTATCCCTGAGGTAGAGGTGGAAAAGGACCCTTCCAGAGAGGCCTCTCCTATTCCACCAGACAATTCATTTACTTTTAGTACTAGCGGAATTGGAGGTAAGGGTTCCCTGACTCCCACCACCCCCAAGTCTCCAGATGATGCATCTTCAGAATTTCATGTCACTGGGGAGGGAACCAAGACTGTTATGTCTGATGTCAAAGCAGAAAAGGATCTAGAGTCTgagaatattaataataaacaGTCAGAGTCgaacaaagagatgaagaaatgTGACTGTGATCATCAAATCAGGACTGGTGAAGAATCAGAGGTAGCAAAAATGGATGAATCCTCAGGAAAGAGTTTAGAAAAAGAGCGCGAAAAGTGTCAAAGTGAGCATGGGATAACTGGAACATttgaagaaacagaaacaggaaccCAAGAGGCATCAAAAGCTGGTCAGCATCCTCTCATTGAGAAACCCACAGTTGAGAAAGATGCCCAAAACCAGTTAGGGGAGATCAATCAGAAAGGCCCTGTGATACCACCAGTATCTTCCCCAGTCATCATCATACCTCAAGCacaagtggaggaggaggcagaggaagaggactATGTTGAGATTGCTGAAGAGCCTCAAGAGATAATGGAGGAATCTGAAGAGTCTGTGCTTCCCAAGGAGCAAGCACACGAGTGTCTCCTCAGAGAGGAGGCgaaggagggaaaaacaaaagaggaggTGAGGCTAGTGGAAGGTATTCAGATGACTGAAGATGAGCCTAAGTCTGGAGCAGAAGAATCAAGTCACAGTGGACAAATCAGTAATGAGGGGGAACCTGATACAGACAgctctcacctgtctgcctgctctgACCACGATCTGCCACAGTTACCTCTGGAAAGAGGTAAAAATGAGGAGATGAAAGAGGACAGGGTAGTAGACAAGCCCCAAAAAGccaaggaaggagagaagaaagaggaggatgagaggcAAGGACAAGTAGAGGAAGAGGACAAGGAGAAGGAAGTTGAATCTGCCAAGTCagatgaagagaaagaagaaagggaaaagatGGATGATAAGGATAGCGAGGAAAGAACACAAGAGGAGGGTTATAGAGAAGAAGAGAGCAAAGACATTGAGATtggtgaggaggtggaggagaccTCTTGTATGCTCAGCCAGACCAGTCAGACAGCTAACGATGAAACCACCATGGATGTCTCCATCAGTGGCTGGATGGACTCACAAG ATGATGATATAAGTGTCATGACTGAGAAAATTGAAGCCCTTCCTCAGACCCAGAGTCCTACCAGTACACCTGTGGTGGACAGACCCGCTAAACGGGCCCCTGGCAGAGAGAAGGGCCGCTGTGACACCACTGAGAGTAAAGTGTCCCGCAAAGTGCCCAGCCACCATCCAAGAGACGAgatgaagaagagaaaag GCATGGAGGGCCACCAGCCACTCAGTGTGGCCAACCAGTCCAGGGAGAGGCCCACT TCCCAACAGAGACAGTCT ACCCCCACAGGGGAGGCTCCTTTAAAGACGGCATTGCAGCGCGGGGGGTCTGATCAACAGTCCCTCCGCCCCAGCTCTGCCTGTCACCTTAAACGGAGCCCCCTGGTGGAGGCGGAGCTTGGTGAGATCTGGCCTTCCACCGCATTGTTCCGCCAGTCCTCCTTACCTCACAAATGGGCAGAGAAG GAGAGAGCCTACCGCAGCCCAGAGAAGAGGTCATCCCTGCCCAGGCCAGCCAAATCTCTGACACGCCACATCCCTGCTGCTGAACAAGAGGACAGCAGCACCCCCCGCAGGCCAACAT CGATCCGTACTGAGTCCAGAGCGGACAGCAAGTCTGGAAGAGCCCCTAGTATGGCAG GTACAGACTCTGCACGCTCCCGGTCGGTGCGTAGCGGTGCTTCCACCCCTGGCTCCACCGCCGTCACACCCGGCACTCCGCCCAGCTACTCCTGCCGCACTCCTGGATCGCGCACCCCTGGCAGCCATACGCCCAAGTCCTTCAGCCTCCTGCAGGAGAAGAAGATTGCGGTGATCCGGACCCCGCCAAAGTCACCCTCCTCTGCCCAGAAGCAGCTGAAGGTCCTCAATCAGCCCCTGCCCGACCTCAAGAATGTCAAGTCAAAGATCGGCTCCACCTCCAACTTAAAGCACCAGCCGAAAGGAGGACAG ATTCAAATTTTAAACGAGAAGCTGGACTTCAGTCATGTTCAGTCAAAGTGCGGCTCCAAGGATAATCTGAAGCACTCGCCCAGAGGAGGCAAT GTCTTTATTCCAAGCGTTAAACTGGACTATAGCCATGTTCAGTCTAAATGTGGCTCCCTGGACAAAATCCAGCACCATGCAGGCGGAGGACAT GTCCAAATCCAGTCCAAGAAGATAGATGTGAGCCATGTTACTGCCAAATGTGGCTCCATGTCCAACATTCACCACAGACCAG GTGGCGGTCATGTGCGTATAGAGAACGTGAAGCTGGACTTCAAAGAAAAGGCCCATGCCAAGGTTGGCTCCATGGACAATGCCAGCCATGTTCCTGGAGGGGGGAACATTAtg ATTGAGAGCCACAAGCTGATGTTCCGGGAAACGGCCAAGGCTCGAGTGGACCATGGTGCGGAAATCGTCGTCACCCACTCCCCTGGGGGTGAGACGGGGGGCAATTCCCCTCGCCTGTCCTCTGCCGGCAGCATCAACCTCCTGGAGTCTCCCCAGCTCTCCACGCTGGCCCAAGATGTCACCGCTGCCCTGGCCAAGCAGGGCTTATGA